The Archaeoglobaceae archaeon genome includes a region encoding these proteins:
- a CDS encoding alpha/beta hydrolase translates to MRLKLLVGNTEISVLKGSAVPIFYIHGSGGDAEIWTKQLEEIGGYAIDLPNHGLSGNAEIRTIDDYAYFVAETIKIVSGRGIVVGHSLGGAIAQKIFLNHRETVLALVLVGTGARLRVLPKVLEGLKEMPSETAKFMADMAFHRKEFVELFAKLFEARAEILLKDLMLCNEFDLLEDYKAGNIKFDVPTLAIVGENDFLTPVKYSQFFIQYGAEVRIIKNAGHMVMLENPEDFNAELKNFISLVKNSYGKD, encoded by the coding sequence ATGAGGCTCAAGCTTTTGGTTGGCAATACCGAGATATCGGTTTTAAAAGGCTCCGCTGTGCCCATATTTTACATTCACGGCTCCGGCGGTGATGCTGAGATATGGACAAAGCAATTAGAAGAAATTGGTGGCTATGCAATTGACTTGCCCAATCATGGGCTAAGCGGAAATGCTGAAATCCGCACCATCGATGACTACGCCTATTTTGTTGCTGAAACGATAAAGATTGTTTCAGGAAGGGGAATTGTTGTTGGTCACAGCCTTGGCGGAGCAATTGCTCAAAAAATATTTCTGAACCATAGAGAGACCGTTCTTGCTCTCGTTCTCGTTGGAACAGGAGCGAGATTGCGGGTGCTTCCCAAAGTCCTTGAAGGTTTGAAGGAAATGCCTTCAGAAACTGCAAAATTCATGGCTGACATGGCTTTTCACAGAAAAGAGTTTGTTGAGCTGTTCGCCAAGTTATTTGAAGCAAGAGCTGAAATTTTGCTAAAAGATTTAATGCTTTGCAATGAATTCGACCTTCTCGAAGACTATAAGGCTGGAAATATAAAATTCGATGTTCCAACGCTTGCAATCGTCGGAGAGAACGATTTTCTAACGCCTGTGAAGTATTCGCAGTTCTTCATACAATATGGGGCTGAGGTAAGGATTATAAAAAACGCTGGACACATGGTTATGCTCGAAAATCCCGAAGATTTCAATGCAGAGCTCAAAAACTTTATTAGCTTAGTAAAAAATTCCTATGGTAAAGATTGA
- the gatA gene encoding Asp-tRNA(Asn)/Glu-tRNA(Gln) amidotransferase subunit GatA — MKLAEWRKLVEENGCLETISKMLERIEKSKLNAYITVCKKESLQKAEEYDKGKVKGRLAGVPVAVKDNITTKGIRTTCASKMLSNYVPVFDAHVVERLKAEGAIIIGKTNMDEFGMGTTTETSYFGVVRNPYDLNRVAGGSSGGSAAVLANDEAVLALGSDTGGSIRCPASFCGVYGLKPTYGLVSRFGLIPYANSLEQIGPMANSIEDLILLLEVIAGKDERDSTNAGRSFEFREVENLRIGVVKNMSAEEQIMDRFFDALNGFEYEEIELPSLKYALSAYYIIAMSEASSNLARYDGVRYGFSVPELTSWSDYFSRVRAEGFGEEVKRRIMLGSYALSAGYYGKYYLKALKARTLIIEDFRNAFAKFDVLVSPTMPTLPFRIGELKDPLTMYKMDVNTVPVNLAGLPALNIPLGFIKGLPVGMQVIGNYFEESKLISFAKKLEAK, encoded by the coding sequence GTGAAGCTTGCTGAATGGCGAAAGCTTGTCGAAGAGAATGGATGCCTTGAAACAATTAGCAAAATGCTTGAGAGAATTGAGAAAAGCAAACTAAATGCCTATATCACGGTTTGCAAAAAAGAAAGCCTGCAGAAGGCTGAAGAATACGATAAGGGCAAGGTTAAGGGCAGACTCGCTGGAGTGCCCGTTGCGGTAAAGGATAACATAACCACTAAGGGGATAAGAACCACCTGTGCTTCAAAAATGCTGTCCAATTACGTTCCAGTTTTCGATGCCCATGTTGTTGAAAGGCTCAAGGCGGAAGGGGCGATAATAATTGGTAAAACCAACATGGATGAATTCGGGATGGGGACCACTACCGAAACTTCCTACTTTGGAGTCGTTAGAAATCCCTACGACCTCAACAGGGTTGCTGGTGGTAGCAGTGGCGGAAGTGCTGCGGTTCTTGCTAATGATGAGGCAGTTTTAGCTTTGGGTAGCGACACTGGAGGTAGCATAAGATGCCCCGCAAGCTTTTGCGGTGTTTACGGGCTCAAGCCAACATATGGGCTTGTGTCGAGATTTGGATTAATTCCCTACGCGAATTCGCTTGAACAAATTGGACCGATGGCAAATAGCATTGAAGACCTCATTCTGCTTCTCGAAGTGATTGCGGGAAAGGACGAAAGGGATTCAACAAATGCGGGGAGAAGCTTTGAATTCAGAGAAGTCGAGAATCTAAGGATTGGGGTTGTTAAAAACATGTCCGCTGAAGAGCAGATTATGGACAGGTTTTTTGACGCACTTAATGGCTTTGAATACGAAGAAATCGAGCTACCATCGCTCAAATACGCCTTGTCTGCCTACTACATAATTGCAATGAGCGAGGCTTCATCAAATCTCGCAAGATACGATGGTGTTCGTTATGGCTTCAGCGTTCCAGAACTAACTTCTTGGAGCGATTACTTCTCGAGAGTTCGTGCAGAAGGTTTCGGCGAGGAAGTGAAACGCAGAATCATGCTTGGAAGCTATGCTCTCTCAGCAGGCTATTATGGAAAATACTACCTTAAGGCTTTGAAGGCAAGAACACTTATCATTGAGGATTTCAGAAATGCATTCGCAAAATTCGACGTTCTTGTTTCGCCTACGATGCCAACCCTGCCCTTCAGAATTGGAGAACTCAAGGACCCGCTTACAATGTATAAAATGGACGTAAACACTGTTCCAGTCAACCTTGCTGGACTTCCAGCTTTGAACATTCCTTTGGGCTTCATTAAGGGTCTTCCGGTTGGAATGCAGGTTATAGGGAACTACTTTGAAGAGAGTAAGCTAATCAGTTTTGCAAAGAAATTGGAGGCAAAATGA
- the gatC gene encoding Asp-tRNA(Asn)/Glu-tRNA(Gln) amidotransferase subunit GatC: MVSVEDVYHVARLAKLMISENEAEKFRKEFEDILSYFNILDEISEEVKPTFHVLEIRNVFREDLAKKGLDQDSALKNAPRKEEGYFVGPKVVE, translated from the coding sequence ATGGTTTCAGTAGAGGACGTTTACCATGTCGCACGCCTTGCAAAGCTCATGATCTCCGAAAATGAGGCGGAAAAATTTCGAAAGGAATTCGAAGATATTTTAAGCTACTTCAATATCCTCGACGAGATAAGCGAAGAAGTGAAGCCAACATTCCACGTTCTCGAAATCAGAAACGTTTTTAGAGAAGATTTAGCCAAGAAAGGGCTCGATCAGGACTCTGCTTTAAAGAATGCGCCGAGAAAGGAGGAAGGATACTTTGTAGGACCAAAGGTGGTTGAGTGA
- a CDS encoding type II toxin-antitoxin system VapC family toxin, whose product MKETRYYLDSSAIVKRYIEEENSDIVSEIYREAYKGISKISFSIWNVGEVLGVLDRAKRIGALDEKDYEIARNNFLAELLRMKKLRLIELVNLFNSIIVQCWDLMEKYHVSQADALQLVSARVSKANLFYTADKKLHEIAIKEKLDSKLV is encoded by the coding sequence ATGAAAGAGACCAGATACTACTTGGACAGTAGTGCAATAGTCAAGAGATACATCGAAGAAGAGAATAGCGACATCGTCTCTGAAATCTACCGGGAAGCCTATAAAGGAATTTCAAAAATTTCATTCAGCATTTGGAACGTTGGCGAAGTTTTGGGCGTGCTTGACAGAGCTAAAAGAATCGGAGCTCTCGATGAAAAGGATTATGAAATTGCAAGGAACAATTTTCTCGCGGAACTACTAAGAATGAAAAAGCTAAGGCTTATAGAACTCGTAAATCTTTTTAATTCAATAATCGTCCAGTGTTGGGATTTGATGGAAAAATACCATGTTTCTCAGGCTGATGCTCTCCAGCTCGTGTCCGCTCGAGTTTCTAAAGCTAATCTCTTTTACACCGCAGACAAAAAATTGCATGAAATAGCGATCAAAGAGAAGCTTGATTCCAAACTTGTTTGA
- the prf1 gene encoding peptide chain release factor aRF-1 — MSKKLMYEFKRKLEELDSYRGKGTELITLYIPPDKNIADIANQLREELSQASNIKSKQTRTNVITGLEAILNRLKLYRKPPEHGMVILSGLVTIDGKEKHITEIIEPPEPVPLYKYHCDSKFYLEPLKDMLREKKLYGLIVLDRREATIGLLKGRRIEVLDYDTSMVPGKHRQGGQSSVRFERLREIAIHEFYKKVGEMATNAFLPHKDKLVGILIGGPSPTKDEFYQGEYLHHELQRKVLGLFDVGYTSESGLYELVDKAKDLLSEVDLVREKNLMSRFLYEISRDGLAVYGEEEIRRYLELGAVDTLLISEDLRLERVRYRCPTCGEEKVVTLKDKAVSRQICEKDGVEMEEVERIDVVLELSGIAERMNTKVEFLSTETEEGEVLLKAFGGIAGILRYKPK, encoded by the coding sequence ATGTCAAAAAAGCTGATGTATGAATTCAAAAGGAAGCTTGAAGAGCTTGACAGCTATCGTGGTAAGGGAACTGAGCTTATAACTCTCTACATCCCGCCAGACAAGAACATAGCGGACATTGCAAATCAGCTCAGAGAAGAGCTCAGCCAAGCTTCGAACATTAAGTCAAAGCAAACGAGGACTAACGTGATCACAGGACTTGAGGCAATCCTCAATAGATTGAAGCTATACAGAAAACCCCCAGAGCATGGGATGGTAATACTGAGCGGTCTTGTCACCATCGACGGCAAGGAAAAGCACATAACCGAGATCATCGAACCTCCAGAGCCAGTTCCACTCTACAAGTATCATTGCGACTCCAAATTCTACTTAGAGCCATTAAAGGACATGCTAAGAGAAAAGAAGCTTTATGGGCTGATCGTTCTTGACAGAAGAGAAGCAACGATTGGATTGTTGAAGGGGCGAAGAATAGAAGTTCTCGACTACGATACTTCAATGGTGCCGGGAAAGCACAGACAGGGCGGGCAGAGCAGTGTTCGCTTTGAAAGACTGAGAGAGATCGCAATTCACGAATTCTACAAGAAAGTAGGCGAAATGGCAACAAATGCGTTCTTGCCGCACAAGGACAAGCTTGTAGGAATTCTGATCGGCGGTCCTTCGCCTACAAAGGATGAATTCTATCAGGGAGAATATCTGCATCACGAACTGCAAAGAAAGGTGCTCGGGCTTTTCGACGTTGGCTACACAAGCGAGAGCGGACTTTACGAGCTTGTTGACAAAGCCAAGGATTTGCTGTCTGAAGTAGATCTTGTTCGGGAAAAGAACTTGATGAGTCGCTTCCTATACGAGATCTCAAGAGACGGACTTGCGGTTTATGGCGAAGAGGAGATAAGAAGATACTTAGAGCTTGGAGCGGTAGACACCTTGCTTATTTCAGAAGATCTCCGCCTTGAGAGAGTCCGCTACCGATGCCCAACGTGCGGAGAAGAGAAGGTTGTGACCTTAAAGGATAAGGCAGTTTCAAGGCAGATATGCGAAAAGGATGGAGTTGAAATGGAAGAAGTCGAGAGAATTGATGTGGTCCTTGAGCTTTCGGGAATTGCTGAGAGAATGAACACGAAGGTTGAGTTTTTGTCCACGGAGACTGAAGAAGGAGAAGTCCTATTAAAGGCATTCGGTGGGATTGCGGGAATTCTGAGGTATAAGCCTAAGTAA